The Candidatus Defluviibacterium haderslevense DNA window CAAATCTAATAAACAATCGTAGAGTGCGTCCATATTATCTCCAAAATATTCTGGTAATTCGAATATTTGTTTGAGTTGTTGATGGAGTGCTAAACTAGTGGGGCAGTCGGCACCATCCAAATGTGCATAGAAAGCATTTTTAGGTCTGATTTTCGGGATGTCATCTATGGAAGGAACGAGTATAAATCGTGGGTTCATATTTTGATTTTAATAAATGTTTTGTAATGGTCTTTAGTATAATAGGCGTTTAAGTTAGAGTCTGTAATGATTCTTTCAGCACCTCTGTTTTTATGAGAAGACTTAGGATGGATATCCCATTCTTTATAACTCAATATTTGTCCAGTAAAATCTTTAAGAGGCAATTTCTTTTCCCGATTATAAAATTTTCTTCCCCCAACATACCCATCAGGTGGTTTTTGGTATTTTAAAATATATTCTAAAGTGCTATATACTTCATCTGGAATGTTATTTGGGTTTTCTTCTGGTTGAATCTTTGAACTTAATGTATCCCTATGTGGTAAAGTCGTTATAATATTTTCTGATTTAATACCCTCTTTTCTTTCAAGAGAGGTTTTAAAAAAATATAACGTACTAGCCAAAAAGAATATTGAAACTATCCATTTTGAAAAATATAAATTTCGATTCATTGAAACTACAAATCAATTAAACAGTAATACCAAATTTACGACGAAACCAATTTCTTGTTTTATATCCTAAAATATACATTGTTGGAACAATTAATAATGTTAGGAATGTAGAAACGATTAGACCATAAATTATAGTCCAGGCTAATGGTCCCCAAAATGCAACATTGTCACCTCCTAAATAAAATTTCGGATCAAATTCTGAGAGTAAAGTGCCAAAATCCATGTTTACACCTATAGCCAGAGGAATCAAGCCCAGAATGGCAGAGATAGCGGTTAGAATCACGGGTGTCATACGAGTTGTACCGCCTTCTATTACAGCTTCTTCCACCGATAGACCGCGCTCTCTGAGCTCATCAATGAATTCAAGTAAAAGAATACCATTTCTTACAACAATACCTGCTAAAGCAAAAACACCAACACCCGTCATAACAACACTTAATGTCATTTTGAATAACCCAAAACCCATTGCTATGCCTATTAAAGAGAATAGAACCGTACTAAAAATTATGAATGGTTTTACAAAAGAGTTAAATTGAGTAACAAGTATTAGGAACATTAATGCTAACGCTGCTCCAAATGCCGTGCTTAAGAAATCCATGGTTTCCTTTTGTTGCTCCAATTCGCCTGTAAAAGAAACTTCATATCCTTCTGGAATATCCATCTGCTTAACCACTTCTTGAACAGAAGCAACTACACCATTGGGATTACTGCCTGGCACGACATCAGAAGATAATGTGATTAATCTTTTTTGATTTTTTCGATTGATGCTGCTTATTGAATTTCCATAACGAATGCTGGCTAAAGTTGAAATTGGTACTTGTTTAAACTGTCCAGATGCCATATCCATAAAGGAAATATTCATTTGAAGTAGTTTTTCGATTTGGTTTCGATCTACTTCTTTGAGTCTTAATTGAATTGGAGCATCATCGTTTTTATCTCTAAATTTTGAAACCTCTTTGCCGAATAGTGCTGTTCTTATTTCGGTTGCAATTTGGGCCAAACTAATGCCTTCGCGTTGAGCTTTCTCTTCATCTAAGTCAACAATTATTTCAGGTTTGCTAATTTGGAAGTCTGAACTTAAGCCATCTAAGCCAAAAATATTCTCTTCTTCTATTTTAGATTTTATTTGTTTGGATAATTTATCAAGTACATCAAAATCATCTCCAGAGATTTCCATATTAACTGGTTTTCCTACTGGTGGTCCACCATTTTCCTTTTCTATTTTTAATTCAGCGCCTGCGATTCCATCTTCAAATTCTGTTTTAATATCTTTTAAAACTTGTGCTGTTGACTTACCATTACGTTCAGCAAATCTTTTGAATGCTACAGTAACTTTACTCTTATGAGGAGTTGGAACACGATCTGGATTTTGAGGATCTCCCGCACCTAATCCCACATTTGTAATAACGGATGTTACAATTGGATTGTCTTTACCAATGACTTTGTATACACGATCTTCAATAACGCGTGTAATTGAATCGGTCATTGTTGCATCAGTACCCATTGGCATTTTACAATAGACAAAAGCAAAATTTGGTTCGCCATCTGGAAACGTTTCTATAGATGGATTAGTTGCTATATAAATTACCCAAGTGACAATTAATAACAAAAACACAGAAATAACAATAAAAATAGGTCTGTATCCTTTAATAAAGAAACGTAAGATTTTTTTATAAGCATTAATAACTCTCGGCCAAATTTTGGTTTGAAATAGGTGAATTAATTTTTCGAAAAGAAAATGATATAGTAGGATTAACACAATAGCTAAGATAGCAAAATTTCCTAGGCCGTTTCCAATTTTAAAGTACCCTAGAATTGCAAGACATATAAAAAATATAAAAATTTTAGTATAATCCTGAAGTTGTGATTTTTTGGTTTCATCATCCCGCTTCATAAAACTGACTGCAAAAACTGGATTCATAACAAAAGCAACAAACATTGAAGCACCCAAGGTAATAATAAGAGTAACAGGAAGATTGCTCATGAATTTACCTATAATTCCGGGCCAAAACAAAAGAGGTACAAATGGCATTAAAGATGTTAAAGTACCAGTTAAAACGGGAATAAATACTTCTCCAGCTGCATATTTAGCAGCTTGTTGAATGGTGAATTGTTTATATTTGTTGTAAATACGATGGGTATTCTCAATAACTACAATAGCGTCATCTACGATAATCCCAAGTGCTAATAACAAGGAAAACAATACGATAACGTTCATAGACATACCCAGAATAGGCATTATTAAAAAAGCGACTAAACAAGATAGTGGGACTGCTAATCCAACAAAAAAAGCATTTGTAAAACCCATGAAAAACATGAGAACAAATACAACAAAAATAAAACCTAGAATTACAGTATTTATTAAGTCGTGTAATTGGACCCTAGTGTTATCTGAGGTGTCGCCAGTTACTTTTATAGTTAATCCATCGGGAAATTTATTTTGTTTGAAATCTTCAATGATTTCATAAATTTTGTCAGTGGCATGGATTAGATTTTCACCACTTCGTTTCACAACATTTAATGTGACAACCGCTTTATTATCTAGTCGTGCAAAATCTTGTTTTTCTTTAAAGTCATCTTTGACTTCAGCAATATCTTTAATGTAAATCTGATTACCTAAGAATGATCTAACTATAATGTTTTCAATGTCTTTTGGATTCTGGAATTCACCCGTTATTCTAATATTTCTACGCAGATTTTGGATGTTTAATTCTCCACCTGAAATATTTAAATTTTGCCTTTGAATGGCACCTTCGATATCATTAAATGTAATTCCAATTGCATTCATTCGATATAAATCAACATTGACTTGAATTTCTCGATCAACACCTCCGACAATATCTACTCTGGTTATTTCTTTATTGGATTCAATTTTATCCTTGAGTTGTTCTGCAAAATTCTTTATGCGGTCTAGTGGAAAATCGCCTGCAATATTGATGTTCATTATGGGGAGCTCACTAAAATCAAATTCTTGAACTTGAGGATCTTGTTTTAAATCTGTAGGTAAATCTTTTTTTGCTTTATCAACGGCATCTGAAACTCTCTGTTTGCATAATTTAGGATCAATATCTGTATTGAATTCTGCAATAACCATTGAAAAATCGGAGATAGAATTACTGGTAACTTTTTTAACACCATTGATTGATTTTATTTGTTTTTCAATGGGTTTAGAAATTAAGTTTTCTATATCCTGTGGGGTTGCGCCTGGATAAATCGTTGCAACGGATACTGTAGGAATTACAATATCTGGAAATAATTCTTTGGGAGTCTTATTATATGCAACTAAACCAGCAATACAGATAATCGCGGTGAAAATATAAATTGCTGTTGAATTTTTGATACACCATGAAGTGAATCTTAATTCCTTAATATTTTTGAGATCCATAACTTTTTTTTGTAATCAATTGAGGAAAATAAACTTAATTCTGTATGGTCTGTCCATCTACAATTTCAGTATATCCTAAAGTAATATAATTGTCACCTGATTTTAATCCTTCTAATATCACCGTTTGGCCATTGTATTGTTGACCTGTTTTGATGATTTGTTTTCTGGCATACATAATACCATTTTTGTTTTCAACAACCAATATGTAATCTTCGCCATTAATACTTTTTTGAATAACATTTGACGGTACTACAATTACAGATTTTTGAATGCCATCATTAATTTTAAGTTTGACTATTTGATTGGTAATAAATTTTTCCTTTGCAGGAGGAAGTTTCGCTTCGACATTTATTGTGCGACTACTTGCATTAACGGTTTGACCTACATAACTTAATGCACTGGAGAGTTCTTTGTCTAAGTCAGGAAAGTACAATGAAACTTTATCTCCTTTTTTTACTTTACTCGCAAACTGATCACTTAGTCTAGCTTTAATCATTAAATTGGAATTATTAACCACACGGATCCCTGCAAAACCTGGAGATGCGATTTCACCAATTTTTACTTTGATTTCATCAACAATACCATTGACTGGTGACTTAATGTTAGTCATGGACAATTGACTTTGAAGTGTTTTTAATTTTTGTTCTAGTTGTTCTTTTTGATTTTTAGCTTGTAAAAATTGTGATTCACTTCCTATGTTTTGTTCCCATAGTGATTTTTGTTTATCAAACATGGTATTGGCCATGGCTATTGCTGTTTTTATTTCTTCAATACCTTGTTTCATAGTAGCACCATCCATTTGAGCTAATATTTGACCTGCAAGAACACGGTCACCTTCTTTCACATAAATTTTTGTTATCAGACCGGGCATTTGAGGTGCTGCTAAGACATTCTGAGCGGCATCAACAATGCCTTGAGTTTCAATGAAGTGTTTGAAATCTTGTTTTCTAGCTGAATCTATAGTTACTTTCTTTGCCTTGGAGGTTTTGACAAAACTAGTATCTGTTTTAGAAATTTCAATTTCTAATTGTTTAACTTGGGTATTGAGCTCTTGAATTTGAGCTTTAAGTTGTTGTAATTTTTCTTTTGGATCAACGGTGGTTTCTGGCTTTTTGCATGCTCCAACGATGGTTAATAAGATAAACAGGGTAATCGAAATAACATTTTTCATCAAGATGATTTTTTTGCTTTATAAAACCTTCAATTAACGCCTTAAAATTCAAATAGTTTTAGTTGTAAAACAAAATATCATTCTGAAATGAGTCAAAATACACCTAAAATTCCAAATTTTATATTTTAATATAATTGATTTCTTATCCAATTGGATGATTGGAATTATTAGGAAAAGAAACCTTTTGAAAGCAATTTAATATAAGCTATTGATAATGAGCTATTTGATTTATTTTAATATTTGTTAATTTTGTAATATAACATGCAGTGGATTCATTGAGTGGATTTATGTCCTTAGCGTAATATTTGAGTCGGGGATAGGGTAAAAATGTCTAAAATTTTAAGAAATGTATGAAAATTTGAATGTTTTTTTGATCATTTGAAATTGGGTTAAAATTTCTTACATAAATTTTTTTTATTAATACTGATAAAAGCTAAATTGTATTTTACTTAAATTCATGTGATAATGTATGATGAAAATATATAATCTGTTCATATTGTAATTTTCAATCATTTTTACCATTTTTTGATTTTTTTTTGGAACATAAGTTGCCTTTATATGCCAAGATGCATTGTGGTATTCATCAGAATATTTTAAGTAATTCTAGTGTATATCATAGTCATTAATACTCCCCAAAGTATTCATACCCCCCCTGATTCTTTGTTGCCAGCAAAGGGTGTAGATGATTTTGGCATAAACGAATTTTTTAAACTAAGCGTTTTATGAAGAAACTAAGTTTTACACAATTAACCAAACACAAAGCTATTCGAGGAGCTCTATCCTTGATTGTTTTTTCCTTTGCACTTGTGCTCGGAAAACTCCAGGCACAATGTCCTGCGAATTTCTCTACACCTATCCCTACAATTGCTTGTCAGGGTCAGGTGAGTACCTATTTTATTACGAATTATGATAACACCGCTATTACGGGTTATAATTATTCGATTGTTCCATTAACAGGAACAGCTAATTACAATTTAGTAGGTGCAAACTTAACTATTACTTATTCTACACCGGGAGATGTAAGTTTTAATTTGGTATTGATTCCAGTATCTGCTGCAATCCCGTGTGCCACACAAACTTTTAATGTGCGCGTAGGGGCCCTTTTTGCACCACAAGCTAATTGTAATGATACCATCAATGTATCATTAGACGAACTATGTGTGGCAAGAGTTACGCCAGATATGGTTCTAGAGGGAAATACCTATAATTATTTGGATTATGATGTAGTCATCAGAGACCAAATAACTAAGGTTACCATTCCAGGTAGTCCTTTAGTGTCAAGAGCTTATCTTGGTAAGTTTCTTGAAGTTTCTGCAATTCACAGATGTTCAGGAAATTCTTGTTGGGGTGTACTTCGTATAGAGGACAAATTGAAACCTATATTGAATTGTAAGACTTATATTGTAGATTGTGGAACGCCTACAACCCCAGAAGTACTTGGATTTCCTAAACCAGTTGGAGCTCCAAATCCAACTCCAGTTGTTGGTCAACCAAGGACTTATACTAGTAATTCATCTTTTTATGATAATTGTGGACCAACCACATTTAAATACAATGATAGAAAAATTCAAGTTGTTTGTCCTCCTGCAGTAACGTATATTGATACGATTTTCCGGGATTGGACAGCTAATGATTCATATGGTAATCAGATCACATGTTCTGATACTATATTGGTTCGAGCTGGTACAACTCTAGGTTTAATCTGTCCACCTAATTGGGATGATATATCTCATTTTGCAATACCATGTGATACCACTATTGAGAGAGATGCGAATGGTTACCCACATCCAAACGTAACGGGTTATCCTACTGGAATAGGTTGTAGGAATATTAATTATACTTATACAGATCTTAGATTGAATGTATGTCAAGGTAGTTATAAAATTCTTAGAGAATGGTTAATTGCTGACTGGTGTACAGGAACGACTGCGACATGTACCCAAATATTAAAAATTTTGGATAAGAGAGGTCCATTGTTAGTATGTGCCTCCAGACAAACAGTTTCTACTGCTATAAATTCATGTGAAGGATGGGCTGATATCAAAGTGCCTACTATATTGGCAGGAGAATGTTCTAGTGTGACATGGGATGTCTTAGTAAAGAGAGGAGTAGAAGATACTACAGTAAGACCCACTTCTATTGCTGCTGTTCGCGATGGAATAACATTAAATGCGGATGGATCGTATCATGTTGCAAATTTACCGGTTGGTCTTTCTTGGGTTTTGTTTATTGGAACAGATGCTTGTGGAAATTCAACAGAATGTTCAACAGAGATATTTGTTGCTGAAAAAACCAAACCTACTCCAGTATGTCATTTTGAAACTGTAGTAACGCTTTCTGATGAAGGAATAGCTAAAGTATTTGCTTCATCCTTTGATGATGGATCACATGATAATTGTGCATTAGATTCATTCAAAGTTAGACGTATGAATCCAACTTCAAACTGTTTTGGTCCTGAAGGAAATTCAGTGTTTGGAAATTTTGTGAAATTCTGTTGTACAGATATTCCGAACAACCCAATAGTTGTAATTCTACAAGTTAGAGATAAAGCTGGAAATACAAATGAATGTATGGTACAAGTTACGGTACAAGATAAAAAGCCACCAGTAATTACTTGTCTTCCAAATATAACAGTAAGTTGTGGATTTGATTATTCAAACTTAAATGTATTTGGAACATACAGACGTAATCAATCTGATCGGAAACAAATTTTATTGAACGATATCAGGAATACTTTAAACGTGCCTCAACCTTATTTATGGGGATTGGATGGTTTAGTTATAGAAGATTGTACCCTAACTGTTGATTCATCAATATCTAATACTGTAAATGCATGTGGAGTAGGAAATATATCCAGAGTATATACCTTTAGAGATGAATTTAATCCTACCCAAACATGTGTCCAAAATATTTCTGTAATAAACTTTACTCCTTACAAAGGGTTGTCAATAGTCTGGCCTGGTGATGTCATTATTGAAGGTTGTTTAACATCTTCTGATACGGCTCGAACTGGTGCACCTAGATGGCCATCTAATGTTCCTTGTTCAAACATCCTTTCAACTTTTGAAGATCAAACCTTTAATATAGTAGAAGGAGTTTGTTATAAAATATTGCGTAAATGGACCGTAGTTGACTGGTGTAACTTTAACATTAATACAGGTGCTGGACGTTGGACATATACTCAGATTATTAAAGTTAAAAATTCTGTTGCACCAACGATCACAAGTTCATGTAGTAATCAGGTATTCGATAGCCAATCACCTGAATGTAATGGATTTGCTGCTTTAGTTGCAACTGCTACAGATGATTGTACCCATCCAGAAGATTTGGTTTGGTCTTATAAAATTGATTTATTTAATAATAATTCGATAGATATTAACGGCTTCACAAATAATGCTACTGGAACTTATCCTGGTGGAACACATAAAATTACCTGGACTGTAGCAGATCAATGTGGAAATGAAACATCTTGTACATATACCTTCAAGATCAGAGATGCAAAACAGCCAACGCCATATTGTAGAACTGGTATTATTACAGTAATAATGCCATCAAGTGGATCGGTGACTGTTTGGGCAAGTGATTTAAACCTTGACAGTAAGGATAATTGTACACCAAGTAATCAATTGAGATATTCATTCTCTTCAAATGTTTTTAACACATCACAAACTTATGTATGCTCCCAGATTACTGATGGTATTTCTAAAACGTTCGATGTTAGAATATACGTTACTGACTTAGAAGGAAATCAAGATTACTGTGATACAAAAATAACAATACAAGATGGATTGGGAAATGCATGTCCTGATAATATTACTGGAGGTGGAACTTCTAGTTTAGTTGCAGGTACATTATCAACATCAAACAATGCTAATCTTGAACAAGCTATGGTTTCAATTAATGGAAATATGCCATCAATGCCGAAATATCACATGACTCAAAAAGATGGTAAATATGCATTTCCTGCTATTCCTTTAAGTGAAAACTATACGATAAACGCTGAGAAGAATGATGATCCTTTAAATGGTGTTTCTACGCAAGACATAGTATTAATACAAAAGCATATTTTAGGAATATCTACCTTGAATTCAGCTTACAAAATTATAGCTGCAGATGTAAACGACTCTAAAACAATAACAGCTAAGGATATTTCGGATTTAAGAAAGCTGATCTTAGGAGTAACCAATGAATTGCCATTAAAAAAATCATGGAGATTTATTAATGCTTCTCAACAATTTCAAGATCAAAAATCTCCTTGGCCTTTACAAGAGGTTGTGCAAATAGATAAATTGAGTTCTGATATGTTAGAGAACAATTTTATAGCTGTGAAAGTGGGTGATGTAAATGGTAATGCTAAAGCTAATCAATTAACAGTTAGTACTTCAAGAACTAATGCAGATATGTTTATTGACCTAAAAGATCTGTCTTTTGTTGAAGGACAATTAATAGAAGTTCCATTCAGTGATTTAGAAGCAAATACTATTTCTGGTTTGCAAATGGAAATTGTTTTTGACCCAGAGGTATTGCATTTTGTTGAAATAAAATCAGGACAACTTAATATCCATGAACAGAATGTTAATTATACTTATGTTTCTCAAGGTAAAATTAGATTGAGTTGGGATTATGCCACAGGAGTGTTGTGTAATAAACCATTATTTAGTCTTGTATTCAATGGACTTAAGAAAGGAATAGTAAGTGAGCATTTAGCTTTAGGAACAGATAGTTACAAATCTGAAGCATATGATATAGAAGGAAATGAGATGAATATTAGGGCATCTTATGGTGGGAATGCAACGAATTCAAATAATGGATTCTATTTATATCAAAATGAGCCAAATCCTTTTAGTTCCGTTACAAAAATTTCATTCCAATTACCTGAAGACGCTGTAGCTAATCTTAGAGTTTACGATGTGAATGGAAAGATCTTGAAGGAATTATCGAAACAATACAAAGCTGGTTTGAATAATATTGAAATCAGTAAGAAAGAATTACAAGCTAGTGGCATACTTTATTATCGCTTAGAAACCAATAATCATAGGGCCATTCGCAAAATGATATTAATTGAGTAGAGATTGGGATCTAATACTGAGTTGAAATATTTCGACTCAGTATTGGATCCATTTGATATCCCCTTATATAAATCTACCCCCCGTAGTTAAAATTATCCATTGTGATTACTCAAAAGAACCGTTTGAGGATCTCAGAAATTGTCAATTTAAAAACTCAAGAAATGAACATAATTATTACAAATATTAAATTATTCAAGATGAGCAATTTATTACAAAAAAAGCAACTTACTCGATCTCAAAATAGCATAAATGTGCTATCAAGTATCAAGTTACTTGCTTTAGTTTTACTTTTTCTACCACTTCATGGAAGTTTAAATGCACAGTGTTTTACTGTGACTAAATCTTTACTTGGTGTGGCGCCTGCAACCAGTAATATTCCTGGTAATATTGATGTCACTTACCGTATCATGGTTGTGAACAGCAATTGTGCTATTGCAACAGGTGTAAATGTATCAGAAGATTTAGCCTCAGTTGCTAATCTAGGTACAGCATTTGTTTCTGTTGTTGGATTTCCAGTGATTGCATATGTTTCGCCGACTGCAAATGGTGGAATTGTCAACACAGGATACACAGGTACGGCCGTTGATCCTAATTTACTAACGGCAATTGGGGGTGCAGTACTTTTTCAAAACGATACTGTGATTTACCATTTAACAGTGCAGGTTAATCCTAGAGCTGCTGGAGCACCAGGTGTGCTAAACAACACAGCAATTGTAACTAATATACTACCTGTGGCTACACCTCCTTCTAATTCAAATGCTGTTGCATTACCTGATTGTTGGAGTAATTGTCAGTTGGCTTGTAACAACCAAGTTCAAGTATCAGTTAACAGTTTTTGTGAAGCTGAAATTCTTTCTGCAATGATATTGGAAGGAGAGTCTTCTGTTTGTGCTAATCTTGGATTCTTTCAAGTTACGTTGTATTATAACAATGTATTAGTTACTATGCCTTTGAACAAAAGTTTTATAGGTAAAAAATTAAAAGTTAACGTTCGTAATATTGTTTGTAATAATTCATGTTGGGGTAATATCTTATTAGAAGATAAAACGCCACCAGTTTTAAATTGTAAGGTTAGGGATACTTTTAGTTGTGCTACCAATTTAAATCCTGTTTCATTTGGATTTCCTGTTAATCCAGCATTTATTAATCTTTCAGTTTATCCATATGTAGTTACAGGATTAGATGCTTGTGGTAGTGTAACATTAACCTTCAAGGATAGTATAGTTAAGTATGATTGTTCCAACAGCGTTTTAAGTGCTACCGTATACAGAAAATGGTGCGCTAAAGATCCTGGTGGATACGAAACGTGTTGTATTGATACCATAGATCTTCAAAGAGGAACTATTGCTGATATAGTTTTACCTAGACATTATGATGGACAGCCAGGAAATTTACCTGCACTTCAATGCAATGGCAGTTGGACTAAATTTCCAAATGGAAATCCGGATACAACAGCAACAGGTACTGGTAAGCCTAGTGGTATACTTTGTGGTAATATTCAATATGATTTTAGTGATGATACATTAAGAGTTTGTCCTGGTACATTTAAATTATTACGTAGATGGTTGATTATCGATTGGTGTGACCCAAATAATCGTCTGAATTTTATACAATTAATTAAAGTGGTTGATGATAGAGCTCCGGCTTTCATTCCGCCTGCTACAATTACAATTAGTACAGAAACGCACAGTTGTGCGGGATCATATATTGTCCCTGTTCCGGAAAACTTATTGCCAAATACTGTAAATAATGTTAATACACCCTATGTTTTGGAGAATTGCTCCGGATGGACATATACAGTAAGACATTTAGCTGCAACAGATCCAAATAATTGCAATCCTGCATTTGGTGCAGGGGATACCCACAATGTAACCAAATTAGCAGATGGTCGATATCGAGTTGATAATATGCCATTGGGTTGTAACTGGATTTATTACAGAGTTTGTGACGGTTGTGGAAATTGTACGGAAGGTTCATTTGACATTAAAGTAGAAGATAAAACACCTCCTAATGCTGTTTGTCAACAAAAGACTGTTGTAGCATTAACAACT harbors:
- a CDS encoding efflux RND transporter permease subunit; protein product: MDLKNIKELRFTSWCIKNSTAIYIFTAIICIAGLVAYNKTPKELFPDIVIPTVSVATIYPGATPQDIENLISKPIEKQIKSINGVKKVTSNSISDFSMVIAEFNTDIDPKLCKQRVSDAVDKAKKDLPTDLKQDPQVQEFDFSELPIMNINIAGDFPLDRIKNFAEQLKDKIESNKEITRVDIVGGVDREIQVNVDLYRMNAIGITFNDIEGAIQRQNLNISGGELNIQNLRRNIRITGEFQNPKDIENIIVRSFLGNQIYIKDIAEVKDDFKEKQDFARLDNKAVVTLNVVKRSGENLIHATDKIYEIIEDFKQNKFPDGLTIKVTGDTSDNTRVQLHDLINTVILGFIFVVFVLMFFMGFTNAFFVGLAVPLSCLVAFLIMPILGMSMNVIVLFSLLLALGIIVDDAIVVIENTHRIYNKYKQFTIQQAAKYAAGEVFIPVLTGTLTSLMPFVPLLFWPGIIGKFMSNLPVTLIITLGASMFVAFVMNPVFAVSFMKRDDETKKSQLQDYTKIFIFFICLAILGYFKIGNGLGNFAILAIVLILLYHFLFEKLIHLFQTKIWPRVINAYKKILRFFIKGYRPIFIVISVFLLLIVTWVIYIATNPSIETFPDGEPNFAFVYCKMPMGTDATMTDSITRVIEDRVYKVIGKDNPIVTSVITNVGLGAGDPQNPDRVPTPHKSKVTVAFKRFAERNGKSTAQVLKDIKTEFEDGIAGAELKIEKENGGPPVGKPVNMEISGDDFDVLDKLSKQIKSKIEEENIFGLDGLSSDFQISKPEIIVDLDEEKAQREGISLAQIATEIRTALFGKEVSKFRDKNDDAPIQLRLKEVDRNQIEKLLQMNISFMDMASGQFKQVPISTLASIRYGNSISSINRKNQKRLITLSSDVVPGSNPNGVVASVQEVVKQMDIPEGYEVSFTGELEQQKETMDFLSTAFGAALALMFLILVTQFNSFVKPFIIFSTVLFSLIGIAMGFGLFKMTLSVVMTGVGVFALAGIVVRNGILLLEFIDELRERGLSVEEAVIEGGTTRMTPVILTAISAILGLIPLAIGVNMDFGTLLSEFDPKFYLGGDNVAFWGPLAWTIIYGLIVSTFLTLLIVPTMYILGYKTRNWFRRKFGITV
- a CDS encoding efflux RND transporter periplasmic adaptor subunit, which gives rise to MKNVISITLFILLTIVGACKKPETTVDPKEKLQQLKAQIQELNTQVKQLEIEISKTDTSFVKTSKAKKVTIDSARKQDFKHFIETQGIVDAAQNVLAAPQMPGLITKIYVKEGDRVLAGQILAQMDGATMKQGIEEIKTAIAMANTMFDKQKSLWEQNIGSESQFLQAKNQKEQLEQKLKTLQSQLSMTNIKSPVNGIVDEIKVKIGEIASPGFAGIRVVNNSNLMIKARLSDQFASKVKKGDKVSLYFPDLDKELSSALSYVGQTVNASSRTINVEAKLPPAKEKFITNQIVKLKINDGIQKSVIVVPSNVIQKSINGEDYILVVENKNGIMYARKQIIKTGQQYNGQTVILEGLKSGDNYITLGYTEIVDGQTIQN
- a CDS encoding T9SS type A sorting domain-containing protein, which translates into the protein MKKLSFTQLTKHKAIRGALSLIVFSFALVLGKLQAQCPANFSTPIPTIACQGQVSTYFITNYDNTAITGYNYSIVPLTGTANYNLVGANLTITYSTPGDVSFNLVLIPVSAAIPCATQTFNVRVGALFAPQANCNDTINVSLDELCVARVTPDMVLEGNTYNYLDYDVVIRDQITKVTIPGSPLVSRAYLGKFLEVSAIHRCSGNSCWGVLRIEDKLKPILNCKTYIVDCGTPTTPEVLGFPKPVGAPNPTPVVGQPRTYTSNSSFYDNCGPTTFKYNDRKIQVVCPPAVTYIDTIFRDWTANDSYGNQITCSDTILVRAGTTLGLICPPNWDDISHFAIPCDTTIERDANGYPHPNVTGYPTGIGCRNINYTYTDLRLNVCQGSYKILREWLIADWCTGTTATCTQILKILDKRGPLLVCASRQTVSTAINSCEGWADIKVPTILAGECSSVTWDVLVKRGVEDTTVRPTSIAAVRDGITLNADGSYHVANLPVGLSWVLFIGTDACGNSTECSTEIFVAEKTKPTPVCHFETVVTLSDEGIAKVFASSFDDGSHDNCALDSFKVRRMNPTSNCFGPEGNSVFGNFVKFCCTDIPNNPIVVILQVRDKAGNTNECMVQVTVQDKKPPVITCLPNITVSCGFDYSNLNVFGTYRRNQSDRKQILLNDIRNTLNVPQPYLWGLDGLVIEDCTLTVDSSISNTVNACGVGNISRVYTFRDEFNPTQTCVQNISVINFTPYKGLSIVWPGDVIIEGCLTSSDTARTGAPRWPSNVPCSNILSTFEDQTFNIVEGVCYKILRKWTVVDWCNFNINTGAGRWTYTQIIKVKNSVAPTITSSCSNQVFDSQSPECNGFAALVATATDDCTHPEDLVWSYKIDLFNNNSIDINGFTNNATGTYPGGTHKITWTVADQCGNETSCTYTFKIRDAKQPTPYCRTGIITVIMPSSGSVTVWASDLNLDSKDNCTPSNQLRYSFSSNVFNTSQTYVCSQITDGISKTFDVRIYVTDLEGNQDYCDTKITIQDGLGNACPDNITGGGTSSLVAGTLSTSNNANLEQAMVSINGNMPSMPKYHMTQKDGKYAFPAIPLSENYTINAEKNDDPLNGVSTQDIVLIQKHILGISTLNSAYKIIAADVNDSKTITAKDISDLRKLILGVTNELPLKKSWRFINASQQFQDQKSPWPLQEVVQIDKLSSDMLENNFIAVKVGDVNGNAKANQLTVSTSRTNADMFIDLKDLSFVEGQLIEVPFSDLEANTISGLQMEIVFDPEVLHFVEIKSGQLNIHEQNVNYTYVSQGKIRLSWDYATGVLCNKPLFSLVFNGLKKGIVSEHLALGTDSYKSEAYDIEGNEMNIRASYGGNATNSNNGFYLYQNEPNPFSSVTKISFQLPEDAVANLRVYDVNGKILKELSKQYKAGLNNIEISKKELQASGILYYRLETNNHRAIRKMILIE